The Euphorbia lathyris chromosome 4, ddEupLath1.1, whole genome shotgun sequence genomic interval TGTTGAGGAGCTTGTACGAGAAGTTGAAATATCTCACTGGGGCAACCTTCAGATAACCGAGCATTACAAGTTGGTTCATGCTGGGGCTCGACACAAAGGCGTATTCTCAAGGTAGGATTTTCCTATTTtctcattataattatattgttTATACCCTTCTGTAGTTTAGCAAAGCATTTCTATTTTCTTTCCTGGACTTATTTGTCTTTTACCTCCCTTGTTAAACGTTTCTTAAGGTGGATCCAAGATGGAAAACATTAGAGCTTCACATATATATGGCTCAACCTAACTAATCTGTTTCCTTAATCCATTTTTCATAGGACCAAACTTCTGTTATAGCAGCTGTTTGTTGTATTTCCACACATGTCACTTATCTGCTTTTTATCTTCTTTGTACTTGGTACCTGATTCAGTAGTGTTACCTATCTAAATATGACTGTTGAATATTGCTATACATTTTCATACAAGTATTAATTCTTAGCATGATTATGCATCAGTTCACTGTTGCATTTTTTAAAGTCCAATTACTCTTAATATTAACCTTCAATGGAGCTATGCCATGTCTTGAAGTGATCAGTACATTTTATGTTGAATTACATGAGCAAAATGATTGATCTTTTAAATATAAAGGACTGTAATAAATGTATGGCATGCTTGGCTGCTACTAGAGCATTCTTAGGCTGCTGTGACAGATATAGGACTGCTGGTATGGTCTCTATGTTTGCTTAACTGTAGGACTAATTTAAtgaaaactttgtataaataTGTGTATTGCTCTTAAGTAAATTGTGTTATGCAGTCTCTTAGAttacatggtatcccatgtattTCTCTTCCTATTGACATGGTATCAAAGCCTAGTTGAGATTCTGATTATGATTTTGGTTCATGTTTTGGTTGTCTGAATTGAGTTTCTCAGATTGAATATGCTTCTTTTCCTATTATTTCTTTTGGATCTGCCCTGGAGAACAGCCACTTTTGGGTCTGCCCTAGAGAGCAGCCATTGTGGAGTTCTGTTTTTGTCAACACGTCTCAGCTTCCAGTCACTTCTTCTAGTCTCTGTCTCTGTATTTCCAGTGATAATCTCCAGTTACTTCATTTGGTTTCATCTTACTTAGAAGCTAGTTGTTTATGTCTTTACTAAAGCTTTGTCGGGTTACCTATATCTGTAACAAGTTGGAGATATCTAtgctccagcttgagggggagtgtaaTAAATGTACAACATGCTTAGGCTGCTAAGGTTACTGTAACAGCTATAAGGCTGCTGGTAGGGTCTCTATGTTTGCTTAACTGTAGGAGTAATTTAGGGAAAAccttatatatatgtgtattgcTCTTGTGTAAATCATATTATGTAGTCTCTTAGATTACATGGGATCCCATGTATTTCTCTTCCTATTTGCATGGTATTTTACAAGGACTAATAGCGTTTTAGGTCATTCTATCATTCATTAAGGAAGTTTGAAGGATAAAGTTTATGAGATGTGCATCTCTTTCTTTGCACATGCATGTTTAGGTTTTCTTTTGCAATTGTAGTTAATGTTCGTACCAACATTTTGTACCAAGTTGTAATATATGCATAGAATAAAATCTGAGTGATTTTCTTTTTCTAGAAGTGTGTGTGTATTATATACATCTTCATCTGGCCTTTTAATGCTGAACTTATGTTGGCAGGGTTGAGTATCAATCTAGGCCAGGTTTTAGTGGTACATCTTCATTCAAACACCTTCTAGCAAGACTACCACCTAGGGTGCATTCTGTCTATTATCGAGATGGAATAGGGAACATTTCATCATCTCATTTACGTACAGACTATCAGAaggtattattttttttctcccTTCTCTTTTCCCTATATGTTTGAAATCTTGGTTTGCCTTGATTCTCCTGCCCCTTTGCTTCCACCAGGGCAAGTTTTGAACAAAGTTTTGCTTGTATTTTCTAATTTGTACATTTCTACCTTGAGAAATAGTTTCTATTTCACATTTTAGAGAGCAATATTAGTTACTGGTAATGGGGAAGACTTGATATTCACAGTTCATGGGATAAGTATTTTATCTTCAAATGTGTTGACTTGACTCACATTTTTCTGAACAGTCAGAACTTGAAATAGAACCACGTTATCCTTTATTTGGAGGTTGGAAAGCTACTTTCGTCATTGGCTATGGACTACCATTGCAAGATTTCCTTTTTGAGTCTCCTGATGGAAAGCGTTATCTGAACTTCAGCTTTGGCTGTCCTCTTGCTGAGACTGTTGTAGACAAGTTGACAATAAAAGTGAGTTTATTTCCAGCCTAAAATTATTATATCCATGCTATGCATTTCTTTCGTTTGTTGTTAAACTCCAGGCTGCATATTATGAAGTTCCTAACATAGAACTTCCCATTTCAGGTTGTATTGCCTGAGGGATCCAAAGACCCTTCTGCTGTGGTTCCTTTTTCAGTGGATCAACACTTGGAGGTAATTAGCCATTCTACAGCAATTTTGCTAAGTCATTGAACTATGAACTTGTTTGTTGCTTGTGTATATAATAGTTGTAAGAGCACACAAGTGTGTTTTAAATTGTCCATTTTTACATAAATAATATAGTTTGGAGAATTttgaacttaaaaaaaaaaagtttacttCGACGAGTATAAAGTGTATTTTCCAAGGTTGCATGTCAGTTAAAGCAGAAACTACATTGTATTCATCTATGATTTTATTGCTTTTGTATGCCTGTGTTCTGAGATGTCCTTCAAATTTATGACACATGCAGACCAAATATTCATATCTTGATGTTGTTGGGAGGACTGTGCTGGTTCTTGAAAAGAAAAATGTTGTTCCTGAGCACAATGCTCCGTTCCAGGTATTCTATAATCCCTGTACATATGTTTCCTGCTGTCATCATATAATAGTTTTAGATTATCATTTTTTCCAGTTCTGATGGATGTATGATCTTCAACCAATCCTTGTTCTTCTtgttcttatttttttattttattttatggcatTAATTTCAATGTATTAACACGTTATGAGTTTTGCAGGTGTATTACAGTTTCAATAAAATCTTCATGCTAGCAGAGCCATTGATGTTGGTATctgtatttttcttctttttcataGCTTGTGTAGCTTATTTACATATTGACCTTTCCTTACACAAGTGATAAGCTCCTCAACCTTTCGCAAATTGCGGATGTATTAGCTATCAATTGGATTGGGTTTACAAGGTGTCTGCACTCACCGATATGCTCTTAATTTCTGCTTTCTCGGAGCTTGGAATGGTTTCTTCTGTTTAATTTTATATGCAACAGAGACATGTAGTCAGGATATTTTTCTAGTTCAGAATTTTGGAGTTCAAAATGTGTAGTTACGAAGACTTTGCAGTTGGAAATTTTGTTTATCTATTAGCAAGAAAGTATATTCTTAAGGTTATGGAATGCATTGAATTTACAGATGAGTTTTCTGTATTCAGTGGGTGGCAGATTATTGATGGACAAAATTGTCTTTTATGTTGCATGTGTGTGGGCAAAGACAAATTAATCGACTATGTGAAAGTAGATTTTATTagtataaagaaaaacaaaacaggGACGATTATATATATGTAGTAAAGTAATCTATTTGTATGACAAAATAGAAAGTAGCATCTAAATTGGCAAAACAGATGAACTGAAGATGTATGAAAATTGAAATGGAAAGGAATATAGAAGGATTAAATGGAAGtgagatgatgaggatgaagaCGGATGGGAAGTCCGTTGGCCGGAATGGGGAGGGGATCAACTATGATGTTCTCTTGAGGAAGCAGTTTCTCCCATTTGAACTTCTTCACCAAGTTATGCATGAATACCAGAATCTCCAACCTTGCATACTCTTTCCCAG includes:
- the LOC136225880 gene encoding dolichyl-diphosphooligosaccharide--protein glycosyltransferase subunit 1B; its protein translation is MAALLGPRLTLVLFSFAFLSLLSGSYSQEIRILNAERRIDLTSHIVKVFLTLKVENTGTPTASEILLAFPPAQVDHLAAVKAQAAIGKKKKQRTYVHLDVKPKELPDAPNGTKYFSISLPSPLNSGETATLEVLYILTHSLEPFPAEISQSEPQLVYYHDSAMILSPYHIKKQTTFIKTPSKKVESFTRVEPTNRAGLELKYGPYEDRSPYSFSPIIVHLENNNPFAVVEELVREVEISHWGNLQITEHYKLVHAGARHKGVFSRVEYQSRPGFSGTSSFKHLLARLPPRVHSVYYRDGIGNISSSHLRTDYQKSELEIEPRYPLFGGWKATFVIGYGLPLQDFLFESPDGKRYLNFSFGCPLAETVVDKLTIKVVLPEGSKDPSAVVPFSVDQHLETKYSYLDVVGRTVLVLEKKNVVPEHNAPFQVYYSFNKIFMLAEPLMLVSVFFFFFIACVAYLHIDLSLHK